GCAGATTTTCTCGATGGTTTGGCGGGGCTCCGCGTGCAAGTCTTCCAGACGCACGCCGCGGCAGTTGGCCTCGTCCCACTGGGCCAGGCGATCGAGGTCACCGGCGGTCAATTTCGGGGCCCTGGTGGACCTGAGGTTGCGGGCACCGCTGAAGATCGGCTTGGCGTGGTAGATGCTGCGGATCAGGGCCATTGCCGCCAGGTCCGGGGCCGGGCCGTCGCGCTCCCAGGCCAGGCGGAACCAGGACGCCATGGCCGCCAGGGGCTCGCGCAAGCTGTGCAGGAACCTGAGATCATTGCCGAAATCCTCCAACAGGCCGTCGACCGCGAAGATCAGCGGATTGTGGGCCTGGAAGACGATCCAGGGGCGCTGCGAGGCAAAGTCCCGGCCCTGGGCCTCGGCGTAGGCGGCGAAGACGGCCTGGAAGAAGAATTTGCGCGGCGCGGGCTGGTCCTCGAAATCGGGCCCGTACGCCCGCAGATGAGCCTCCAGGGCCGCCGCGAAGGTCTCTCGGGCCACCCCCCAGTGGTCCGCCGCGGGCTCGAAAAGGGCGCCGTAGCGGTCACAAAAAGCCCTCACCTGGGCCGCTGCCGGCCGCGCCGCCACGCCGTCCCAGAAGGGGTAGAAATCGTGCAGGTGCTCGGCCGGCACGGTCAGCACGTCGGGGTGGGAATCGAAAAGGCTTTGCAAAAAGACCGAGCCCGATCGGCCGTAGTAGAAGATGGCGACGACCCGCTCGAGGGTGCCGGGATCGATCGGCCGGCCGCTCATGGCGGGTTGGCCAGCCCGCGCCGCACCGAGGGCGCGCTTTCGTACCAGGCCCGGCTGCCATTCACGATGCGCACCACCGAGAGCATCACCGGCACTTCGATGAGCACGCCGACCACGGTGGCCAGCGCCGCCCCGGATTCGAAACCAAACAGGCTGATGGCCGTCGCCACCGCCAACTCGAAGAAATTGCTGGCGCCGATCAGGGCCGAAGGCCCGGCCACGCAATGGGCCTCGCCGCTGAGCCGGTTGAGCAGATAGGCCAGGCCGGAATTGAAGTAGACCTGGATGACGATGGGTACGGCCAGCATGGCGATGATCAGGGGCTGGTTCAGGATCTGCTCGCCCTGGAAGCCGAAAAGCAGCACCAGCGTGGTCAACAGCGCCAGCAGCGAGAGCGGCTGCAAGCGCCCCTGCAGCCGCGCCAGCGCCGCCTCGCCGGCGGCGATGGAACGCCGGCGCAAGGCCTGGGCCAACAGCACCGGCACGACGATATAGAGCCCCACCGAGAGCAACAGCGTCTGCCAGGGCACGGCAATGGCGGAAAGGCCGAGCAAGAGCGCCACGATGGGGGCGAAGGCAAAGACCATGATGATGTCGTTGAGCGCCACCTGGCTGAGGGTGAAGTGGGGCTCGCCGTCACAGAGGTTGGACCAGACGAAGACCATTGCCGTGCAGGGCGCGGCGGCCAGCAGGATGAGGCCGGCGATATAGCTCTCGAGCTCCGCCGTCGGCAGGTAGGGGGCAAACAGGCCGGCGATGAAAAGCCAGCCCAAAAGCGCCATGGAGAAGGGCTTGACGGCCCAGTTGATGAACAGGGTGACGCCGATACCGCGCCAGTAATCGCGCACCCGATGAAGTGCCCCGAAATCGATCTTGACCAGCATGGGCACGATCATCAGCCAGACCAGTCCGGCCACCGGCAGGTTGACCTGGAAGGCCTCGGCCGCGGCGATGAGGCGAAACAGCCCGGGAAACAAATTACCCAGCGCCACCCCGGCAACGATGCAGAGAGCAACCCACAGGGTGAGAAAACGCTCGAAAATCGACATGTCAGCCGATATAGGCCGCAGGCTACTTTTTGTCGTCTTTTTTCTTGATCACGTCGGCCAGACGCTGCTTCAGCGTGGTGACCTTCCAGTCGGGGATCTCGAACACCCAGCCCTGTCCGCGGGCGTTGATCTCGGCCGCTTCCTTGACCGCATCATGGTCTTTGGCGCCCTCTTTCTTCTCGCCGCTGGCAGCTATGGTGGCCCAGGCCTTGTCGCCCTCGACGACGAAAGCGAGCTTCACGGTGAGGCCGTCGAAAGTGGTCATCTCGACGCTGATCGTCTTATCGACGGCCAACACCTTGTTGGCCGCCTGGCGGGCATCGCGCAGCTCGAAATCATCGAAGGGCCGCAGATAGGCGTCGGCCGTGGCTTTCTCACGCACCGCCTCGCCCTCGGGCAGGTTGAGCAGGCGGGCGTCTTTCTGCTCGGCATTTTCCTTGCCCACCACAATCGTCTCGCCGTCCGGGTGCTTGACGCTGACCCGGGCGACGCGGTCTCGGTCGACGTCGAAGAGCCCCTTCACCAGCCAGCCGTCGGGGGCGCTGTCGGCGTTGATCTCGCCCTGGGCCAGCCAGGCCTGGTCCTCGCCGTCGCGGCGCAGATAAATGCCGCGGCCGGCCTCGCTGCTGCCCAGTTTGCTCTTGCCGATGACGAGGCCGGCGATGACCTGGCCCTGGGCATCCAAAAGCCGCAGGCGCTTGGCCTCGGAATCGGCCGAGGGATCGTCGAGATCGAGCACCGCCAGGCGGTCGCGCCGCTTGGTCTTGGCCTGGCGCAGCTCGAGCTCGCCCAGGCTGATGATCAGACCGCTGAGCTTGGCCGCCTCGACGGCATAGCCGTCGCTTTCCTTGAGCGTCCAAGCCGCTCCCCCGCCTTTCCCCGTGCGCTCGAAGGTCATGGTTCGGCCGCCGCTCTCCAGCACCACCGAGCTGATCCCACTCGCCTTGTCGGCAAGGCCCGGGAAAAGTTTCTCACCTCTAGCCATCGTGGCCAGGGCGGGGCGCTGGTTATTAAGCGCCAGGCCCGCCGCCACACTGGTGAGTAACGCCACCAGGGCCAGGATGGCTACCGTTTTGGGCTTCATGCCGTCCTCCCCGGCGCCGGGCGCCGACGGCGCAGCACGGCGGCCACCACGGTGGCGATACCGAGCAGCAGCGGTATGGCCGCTATGTTGAAGAACTTGAGCCAGGAATCGAGGGACTCGATATCGGCCCTCAGGGCCTGCTGGACGTCGCGAAGACCGCGCCGGACGACCACCATTTCCTGGCGGAACTTTTCGATCTCGCGCTTGGCCTCGGGCGGCAGGATGGCCTCTCCCTGGGCCTTTTCGCCGCCCTTGAGGCGGGTCAGTTTCCGCTGGATCTCCTGCAGGCTTTTGAGCAGCGTCTGCTCGCGCGAGCGGAAGCGGGCTTCCGCATCACGGCGGATCTCGTCCACCATAGTGAAGGGCCGCGAGGTTTGGCCCCGGCCCCTGAGCCCGACCAGGGCCTCGCTGCCGCTCAGGTTATCCAGTGCATTGATCAGGAAATCGACGTTGTTGGAGATCGGCACCAATACCTTCTGGCCGAAGAAGTCGCGCTGGCTGACCCAGAACTCGTCATAGAGCATGTCGACGTCGGCCACCACGATGACGTTGATGGGCCCTTTCGAGGCCGCCAGGTGGGCCGCCTTCGCGGCCTTTTCGTTTTCATCCTTGGCGGCTTCTTCCTTGGCGTCTGTTTTCTTCTCCGCCTCCTTGGCTTTGGGCGGGCCCTCGGGAAAGGCGCTTTTGACCGGGCCGGTCAGGCGGGCGGCCAAGGCCAGGCGCTTGTCGCCGTCCTTATAGGCGCGCAGCAGCCCCAGCGGGTCGGGGCGCATGCCGATCACCTGCACGGTGTCGATGGGCATGGCCCGGGCCCCGGTCTGGACCAGCGGCGCAAAGCTGGTGCCGGCGGCGGGCACGGGCTCGAGGATACCGGCGGTGGCCATGATCATCTGCCGGATGTCGCCGCTGACCACGTCGTCCTGCTCGAAGTGGCGCTGCATCAAATTCAGCCAGACCACGTAGTCGGCCACCACCGGCCGGTTGCCGCCGGGCGCGTTGACGCGCTGGGCAGCGTCGCGGTCGCCCACCACCTTGTCCTTGACCAGGCGCGCCCCCCAGGCCTCGAGCAGGCGGTTGAAGTCGGAGACGGCGTCGGGCAGCCGCATGCCGGAAAGCGCCTGGACTTCGGCGTTGGGGTCGACGAAGACGATGACCTTGCCGCCGCCCAAGACGAACTGGTCGATGGCGTATTTGAGGATATCGTCGAAGCCCTTGGGATGGATGATGAGCAGCAGGTCGGCATCATCCGGCACCTGCTTGTCAAATATGGTCATGGGCCGCACATCGAAGAAATTGCCGATCTGCTCGGTGAACAGCCAGGGCGGCGCCGGCCGGCCGGCCCGGCCGGCCCCCAGCACGGGCAGCGACGAAAGCACCGCCAGCACCTTCTTTTTGGGATTGGCCAGGCGGTGGATCAGCGAAGTCAAATCGTATTCCACGAAGCGCTCGCGCTCGGCGTTGAAAAACGGCACCACCTCCTGGCCGTCGGTGGAGTTGCTGGCGACCAGGCCGAAATAGCCGAGATCGCCCGAATCGCCCAGCGGCACCCCCTGCAGGCCCGAGGCCACGGCCCGGTCCTCGACGTCGGTGAAGGGCTGGGGATTGCGGATGTCGAGCTGCAGGCGGCCACCCGAAAGGTCGGCGTAGCGTTCCAGCAACTCGCGCACGCGGTTGTAGAAGTTGGCGTGCAGCGGGCTGCGTTGGCC
The DNA window shown above is from Alphaproteobacteria bacterium and carries:
- a CDS encoding sulfotransferase, producing the protein MSGRPIDPGTLERVVAIFYYGRSGSVFLQSLFDSHPDVLTVPAEHLHDFYPFWDGVAARPAAAQVRAFCDRYGALFEPAADHWGVARETFAAALEAHLRAYGPDFEDQPAPRKFFFQAVFAAYAEAQGRDFASQRPWIVFQAHNPLIFAVDGLLEDFGNDLRFLHSLREPLAAMASWFRLAWERDGPAPDLAAMALIRSIYHAKPIFSGARNLRSTRAPKLTAGDLDRLAQWDEANCRGVRLEDLHAEPRQTIEKICAWLDLPWHEALLESTFDGRPWAQVSTDGSLAAGFRGTMAAAPDGLYSPLDRLRIRTLLADKYRAWDYPRPGWVGSRLIQALVFLLWPLPFGMEWRLWRAGRPSFAAYLALRRDVAGWWWRDRRGGVPAIRLL
- the arsB gene encoding ACR3 family arsenite efflux transporter — encoded protein: MSIFERFLTLWVALCIVAGVALGNLFPGLFRLIAAAEAFQVNLPVAGLVWLMIVPMLVKIDFGALHRVRDYWRGIGVTLFINWAVKPFSMALLGWLFIAGLFAPYLPTAELESYIAGLILLAAAPCTAMVFVWSNLCDGEPHFTLSQVALNDIIMVFAFAPIVALLLGLSAIAVPWQTLLLSVGLYIVVPVLLAQALRRRSIAAGEAALARLQGRLQPLSLLALLTTLVLLFGFQGEQILNQPLIIAMLAVPIVIQVYFNSGLAYLLNRLSGEAHCVAGPSALIGASNFFELAVATAISLFGFESGAALATVVGVLIEVPVMLSVVRIVNGSRAWYESAPSVRRGLANPP
- a CDS encoding DUF4340 domain-containing protein translates to MKPKTVAILALVALLTSVAAGLALNNQRPALATMARGEKLFPGLADKASGISSVVLESGGRTMTFERTGKGGGAAWTLKESDGYAVEAAKLSGLIISLGELELRQAKTKRRDRLAVLDLDDPSADSEAKRLRLLDAQGQVIAGLVIGKSKLGSSEAGRGIYLRRDGEDQAWLAQGEINADSAPDGWLVKGLFDVDRDRVARVSVKHPDGETIVVGKENAEQKDARLLNLPEGEAVREKATADAYLRPFDDFELRDARQAANKVLAVDKTISVEMTTFDGLTVKLAFVVEGDKAWATIAASGEKKEGAKDHDAVKEAAEINARGQGWVFEIPDWKVTTLKQRLADVIKKKDDKK
- a CDS encoding Gldg family protein, encoding MDSSSDSQRRRLALVGLALAAIIFLGVNVLANAAFTSWQLDLTEDELYSLSPGTSTVLAAIDEPIAVELYFSDGLGQRSPLHANFYNRVRELLERYADLSGGRLQLDIRNPQPFTDVEDRAVASGLQGVPLGDSGDLGYFGLVASNSTDGQEVVPFFNAERERFVEYDLTSLIHRLANPKKKVLAVLSSLPVLGAGRAGRPAPPWLFTEQIGNFFDVRPMTIFDKQVPDDADLLLIIHPKGFDDILKYAIDQFVLGGGKVIVFVDPNAEVQALSGMRLPDAVSDFNRLLEAWGARLVKDKVVGDRDAAQRVNAPGGNRPVVADYVVWLNLMQRHFEQDDVVSGDIRQMIMATAGILEPVPAAGTSFAPLVQTGARAMPIDTVQVIGMRPDPLGLLRAYKDGDKRLALAARLTGPVKSAFPEGPPKAKEAEKKTDAKEEAAKDENEKAAKAAHLAASKGPINVIVVADVDMLYDEFWVSQRDFFGQKVLVPISNNVDFLINALDNLSGSEALVGLRGRGQTSRPFTMVDEIRRDAEARFRSREQTLLKSLQEIQRKLTRLKGGEKAQGEAILPPEAKREIEKFRQEMVVVRRGLRDVQQALRADIESLDSWLKFFNIAAIPLLLGIATVVAAVLRRRRPAPGRTA